The following are encoded together in the Azospirillum lipoferum 4B genome:
- the ccmB gene encoding heme exporter protein CcmB: MSRFLRLVARDLRLALRQGSDATIAVMFFVLCVVLFPFGVGPEPNILARIAAGVIWVAALLASLLSLERLFQTDYEDGSLELLSLSSLPLEAAVLAKTLAHWLVTGVPLIVAAPLLAVLLNMDAQGFGVLVLTLTLGTPILSLIGSIGAALTLGARRGGVLLSLLILPLYIPVLIFGAGAIDAAINSLTPRPHLLLLAGILAAALPLAPWAGAAALRQAVE; encoded by the coding sequence ATGAGCCGTTTCCTGCGCCTTGTGGCGCGCGACCTGCGGCTGGCCTTGCGCCAGGGGTCGGATGCCACCATCGCCGTCATGTTCTTTGTTTTGTGCGTGGTGCTGTTCCCTTTCGGCGTCGGGCCGGAGCCGAACATCCTCGCCCGCATCGCCGCCGGCGTGATCTGGGTGGCGGCGCTGCTCGCTTCGCTGCTGTCGCTTGAGCGGCTGTTCCAGACCGATTACGAGGACGGCTCGCTGGAGCTTCTGTCGCTGTCCTCCCTGCCGCTGGAGGCCGCGGTGCTGGCGAAGACGCTGGCCCACTGGCTGGTGACCGGCGTGCCGCTGATCGTCGCCGCCCCGCTGCTGGCCGTCCTGCTGAACATGGATGCGCAAGGCTTCGGCGTGCTGGTGCTGACCCTGACGCTGGGCACGCCGATCCTCAGCCTGATCGGCTCCATCGGCGCCGCGCTGACCCTGGGGGCGCGGCGCGGTGGCGTGCTGTTGTCTTTGCTGATCCTGCCGCTCTACATCCCGGTGCTGATCTTCGGTGCCGGCGCCATCGACGCCGCCATCAACAGCCTGACTCCGCGCCCGCACCTGCTGCTGCTTGCCGGCATCCTCGCCGCCGCCCTGCCGCTCGCTCCCTGGGCGGGTGCCGCAGCCCTGCGACAGGCCGTGGAGTAG
- a CDS encoding glutathione peroxidase encodes MTVRTRFRTVALAAIPAALAAVFSVTGATSAMAASSATNAYSFTFQGIDGQPLPLSQFAGKAILVVNTASQCGFTPQYKGLQALWQSYRDRGLVVVGVPSDDFGGQEPGSATQIKDFCEVNYRIDFPMADKTVVSGDGAHPFYRWASDEMGFLAKPRWNFHKYLVGPDGKLVSWFSTMTDPESDKVREAIEKLLPEKAPKS; translated from the coding sequence ATGACCGTCCGAACCCGCTTTCGCACCGTGGCCTTGGCCGCCATCCCTGCCGCCCTGGCGGCTGTCTTCTCCGTGACGGGAGCCACCAGCGCCATGGCCGCCAGCAGCGCAACCAACGCCTACAGCTTCACCTTCCAGGGCATCGACGGGCAGCCGCTGCCGCTGTCGCAGTTCGCGGGCAAGGCGATCCTGGTGGTCAACACCGCGTCGCAATGCGGTTTCACCCCGCAATACAAGGGACTGCAGGCGCTTTGGCAGAGCTACCGCGACCGTGGGCTGGTGGTGGTCGGCGTGCCGTCCGACGACTTCGGCGGGCAGGAGCCGGGGAGCGCGACCCAGATCAAGGATTTTTGCGAGGTCAACTATCGGATCGACTTCCCGATGGCGGACAAGACGGTGGTGTCGGGCGACGGCGCCCACCCCTTCTACCGCTGGGCGTCGGACGAGATGGGCTTCCTCGCCAAGCCGCGCTGGAACTTCCACAAATATCTGGTCGGTCCCGACGGCAAGCTGGTGTCCTGGTTCTCCACCATGACCGACCCCGAATCGGACAAGGTGCGCGAAGCGATCGAGAAGCTGCTGCCGGAGAAGGCGCCGAAGTCTTAA
- the ccmA gene encoding heme ABC exporter ATP-binding protein CcmA: MAAPPSTGGATRPMPVFSGTELTCLRGDRLVFTGLEFRIAPGGALVLLGPNGSGKSSLLRVMAGLLKPLRGTLGWDGVSVADDPDGHRARVQYVGHLDAVKPVLTAAENLAFWAALAGAADPAANARAALDRLGVPHIAGVPGRYLSAGQKRRLNLARLLAAPATLWLLDEPTVALDRAAIALFEGLIAEHRAEGGMVVLSTHTDIATPGGEELHLDDFTPYADDEEGGEDEFQEEGAAR, from the coding sequence ATAGCAGCGCCTCCCTCAACCGGAGGCGCGACCCGTCCCATGCCCGTTTTTTCCGGAACCGAGCTGACCTGCCTGCGTGGCGACCGGCTGGTCTTCACCGGGCTGGAGTTCCGCATCGCCCCCGGCGGCGCGCTGGTGCTGCTCGGCCCCAACGGCAGCGGCAAGTCCAGCCTGTTGCGGGTGATGGCCGGCCTGTTGAAGCCGCTGCGCGGCACGCTCGGCTGGGACGGTGTGTCGGTTGCCGATGATCCCGACGGCCACCGGGCGCGGGTGCAGTATGTCGGCCATCTGGACGCGGTGAAGCCGGTGCTGACGGCGGCGGAGAACCTTGCCTTCTGGGCGGCGCTGGCGGGAGCCGCCGATCCGGCCGCCAATGCGCGGGCGGCGCTCGACCGGCTGGGGGTGCCGCACATCGCCGGGGTGCCGGGCCGCTACCTGTCGGCTGGGCAGAAGCGCCGGCTCAATCTGGCGCGGCTGTTGGCCGCACCGGCGACCCTGTGGCTGCTGGACGAGCCGACCGTGGCGCTCGACCGTGCCGCCATCGCCCTGTTCGAGGGGCTGATCGCCGAACACCGCGCCGAGGGCGGCATGGTGGTGCTGTCCACCCACACCGACATCGCCACCCCCGGCGGCGAGGAACTGCATCTGGACGACTTCACCCCCTATGCCGACGATGAAGAAGGCGGCGAGGATGAGTTTCAGGAAGAGGGGGCCGCGCGATGA
- the motA gene encoding flagellar motor stator protein MotA, with the protein MFVIIGLVIVVVSVFGGYILGGGHMGVLWMPFEFMIILGSAAGAFFIANPKSVVTHTGKELGHLFKGPKYKKEDFLEVLTMMYQVFKIAKTKGLLALEQHIEKPEDSPLFQQFPKFYGDHHAIAFLCTYLRLMSLGADNPHELVDLMDEDIETMHHEHQRIADAIQAVADAVPALGIVAAVLGVIHTMGSITEPPEVLGKLIGGALVGTFTGILVAYGFLAPIASGLKNIYHAEGRYYHAMKTGLIAHLSGYAPAISVEYARNVLEPEYRPTFAQVEEATSALPPA; encoded by the coding sequence ATGTTCGTGATCATCGGTTTGGTCATCGTGGTGGTCAGCGTGTTCGGCGGCTACATCCTCGGCGGCGGCCACATGGGCGTGCTGTGGATGCCGTTCGAATTCATGATCATTCTCGGATCGGCCGCCGGGGCGTTCTTCATCGCCAACCCCAAATCCGTGGTCACCCACACCGGCAAGGAGCTGGGCCACCTCTTCAAGGGTCCGAAATACAAGAAGGAGGACTTCCTGGAGGTCCTCACCATGATGTACCAGGTCTTCAAGATCGCGAAGACCAAGGGCTTGCTGGCGCTGGAACAGCACATCGAAAAGCCGGAGGATTCCCCGCTTTTCCAGCAGTTTCCCAAATTCTACGGCGATCACCATGCCATCGCCTTTCTCTGCACCTATCTCCGTCTGATGTCGCTGGGCGCCGACAACCCGCACGAACTTGTCGACCTGATGGACGAGGACATCGAGACGATGCACCACGAACACCAGCGCATCGCCGACGCCATCCAGGCGGTGGCCGACGCCGTGCCGGCGCTGGGCATCGTCGCCGCGGTGCTGGGCGTGATTCACACCATGGGCTCGATCACCGAACCGCCGGAGGTGCTGGGCAAGCTGATCGGCGGCGCGCTGGTCGGCACCTTCACCGGCATTCTGGTCGCCTACGGCTTCCTTGCCCCCATCGCCAGCGGCCTGAAGAACATCTACCACGCCGAAGGCAGGTATTATCACGCGATGAAGACCGGCCTGATCGCGCATCTGTCCGGCTACGCGCCGGCAATCTCCGTCGAATACGCGCGCAACGTGCTGGAACCGGAATACCGTCCGACCTTCGCCCAGGTGGAAGAGGCGACCTCCGCCCTGCCGCCGGCCTGA
- a CDS encoding ABC transporter ATP-binding protein — protein MHRHPPVSDSAPAAVVVEDLHKRFGELEVLKGVSLTAREGDVITLIGSSGSGKSTLLRCINMLEIPDDGRVVIGGEAIALKKTRGGATIPADTRQVERIRTSLGMVFQSFNLWTHMTILENVIEAPVHVLGVPKAEAVDRARGLLDKVGILAKADSYPVQLSGGQQQRAAIARALAMQPKVMLFDEPTSALDPELVGEVLRVIRQLADEGNTMILVTHEMGFAREVASKVVFLHQGRIEEEGSPDKVLTDPDSDRVRQFLSRHLSGAA, from the coding sequence ATGCATCGCCATCCGCCTGTCAGCGACTCCGCACCCGCCGCCGTCGTCGTGGAGGATTTGCACAAGCGGTTCGGCGAGCTGGAGGTGCTGAAGGGCGTGTCGCTGACCGCGCGCGAAGGCGACGTCATCACGCTGATCGGCTCCTCCGGCTCGGGCAAGAGCACGCTTCTGCGCTGCATCAACATGCTGGAGATCCCGGATGACGGGCGCGTCGTCATCGGCGGCGAGGCCATCGCGCTGAAGAAGACGCGCGGCGGCGCCACAATCCCCGCCGACACCCGTCAGGTGGAGCGCATCCGCACCAGCCTGGGCATGGTGTTCCAGAGCTTCAACCTCTGGACCCACATGACGATCCTGGAAAATGTGATCGAGGCGCCGGTGCATGTGCTGGGCGTGCCGAAGGCGGAAGCCGTCGACCGCGCCCGCGGGCTCCTGGACAAGGTCGGCATCCTGGCCAAGGCCGACAGCTACCCGGTCCAGCTCTCCGGCGGGCAGCAGCAGCGCGCGGCCATCGCGCGGGCGCTCGCCATGCAGCCGAAGGTGATGCTGTTCGACGAGCCGACCTCGGCGCTCGACCCCGAGCTGGTGGGCGAGGTGCTGCGCGTCATCCGCCAGCTGGCGGACGAAGGCAACACGATGATCCTGGTGACGCACGAGATGGGCTTCGCCCGCGAAGTGGCGTCCAAGGTGGTTTTCCTGCATCAGGGGCGGATCGAGGAGGAAGGGTCACCCGACAAGGTGCTGACCGATCCCGACTCGGACCGGGTGCGGCAATTCCTCTCGCGCCATCTGTCCGGCGCGGCGTGA
- a CDS encoding putative transporter, giving the protein MSAFTSAFADILQAMPPIARVVLMLGLVSAAGVALGHIKIRGVGLGIGGVLFSGIAGGHIAKQAGIAFNPEMMDFIRDFGLILFVYTIGVQVGPGFFAALRRTGLALNGLALLMVGSSILLTAALVSSGSLSLGSSLGVFAGAVTNAPALAATQQVLTEVGADAAVMALPGLAFAVTYPFGIAGNLLAMAAVRILFRIDPEAEAARFEECRRAEVSKLETMDLAVRNPELAGKALGSIDLLCGQGVVASRLLCDGKLCVPHDDTRLKLGDVLHVVGPRQKLEQVRALLGQEFERPLTTKGTDLKWERIVVTNNGVLGKSIAALNLQEAHDVVVSRVNRSGVELVPTQALKLQFGDILTVIGRPASLAAVGQVFGNSARKLQQVEMIPLFLGIALGAALGAIPIFLPGMPAPLRLGLAGGPLIVALILGRVGHVGPLVWFMPPAANLALREIGIVLFLAVLGIASGDRFVATLASGAGWPWMIWGVLVTLVPLLLTGLIARGLMKLNFLTICGVLAGAQTNPPGLAYANALVASEAPALAYATVYPLAMCLRILGPQILVLLLW; this is encoded by the coding sequence ATGTCGGCCTTCACGTCGGCCTTCGCAGACATTCTCCAGGCCATGCCGCCGATCGCGCGGGTGGTCCTCATGCTCGGCCTCGTGTCCGCGGCCGGCGTGGCGCTCGGCCACATCAAGATCCGGGGGGTCGGGCTCGGCATCGGCGGCGTGCTGTTCTCCGGCATCGCCGGCGGCCACATCGCCAAGCAGGCGGGCATCGCCTTCAATCCGGAGATGATGGACTTCATCCGCGACTTCGGGTTGATCCTGTTCGTCTACACCATCGGTGTCCAGGTCGGCCCCGGCTTCTTTGCGGCGTTGCGCCGCACCGGGCTGGCGCTGAACGGGCTGGCGCTGCTGATGGTGGGGTCCAGCATCCTGCTGACCGCGGCGCTGGTCTCCTCGGGGTCGCTGTCGCTGGGGTCCTCGCTGGGGGTGTTCGCCGGTGCGGTGACCAACGCCCCGGCGCTCGCCGCCACCCAGCAGGTCCTGACGGAAGTCGGGGCCGACGCGGCGGTGATGGCCCTGCCCGGCCTTGCCTTCGCCGTCACCTACCCGTTCGGCATCGCCGGCAACCTGCTGGCGATGGCCGCCGTCCGTATCCTGTTCCGCATCGACCCGGAGGCGGAGGCCGCCCGCTTCGAGGAATGCCGCCGTGCCGAGGTGTCCAAGCTGGAGACGATGGATCTGGCCGTCCGCAACCCGGAACTGGCGGGCAAGGCGCTCGGCTCCATCGACCTGCTGTGCGGCCAGGGGGTGGTCGCCTCGCGCCTGCTGTGCGACGGCAAGCTCTGCGTCCCGCATGACGACACCCGCCTGAAGCTCGGCGACGTGCTGCATGTGGTCGGGCCGAGGCAGAAGCTGGAGCAGGTACGGGCTCTGCTGGGGCAGGAGTTCGAACGGCCGCTGACCACCAAGGGCACCGACCTGAAATGGGAGCGCATCGTCGTCACCAACAACGGCGTGCTGGGCAAGTCGATCGCCGCCCTGAACCTGCAGGAGGCCCATGACGTGGTGGTCAGCCGCGTCAACCGGTCGGGCGTGGAGCTGGTGCCGACCCAGGCGCTGAAGCTGCAGTTCGGCGACATCCTGACGGTGATCGGCCGGCCCGCAAGCCTCGCCGCCGTCGGGCAGGTCTTCGGCAACTCCGCCCGCAAGCTGCAGCAGGTGGAGATGATCCCACTGTTCCTGGGCATCGCGCTGGGCGCGGCGCTGGGCGCCATCCCGATCTTCCTGCCGGGGATGCCGGCGCCGCTGCGGCTGGGCCTTGCCGGCGGGCCGCTGATCGTGGCGCTGATCCTGGGCCGCGTCGGCCATGTCGGGCCGCTGGTGTGGTTCATGCCGCCGGCGGCCAACCTGGCTCTGCGCGAGATCGGCATCGTCCTGTTCCTGGCCGTGCTGGGCATCGCGTCGGGCGACCGCTTCGTCGCCACGCTGGCCAGCGGCGCCGGATGGCCCTGGATGATATGGGGCGTGCTGGTGACGCTGGTGCCGCTGCTGCTGACCGGGCTGATCGCGCGCGGGCTGATGAAGCTGAACTTCCTGACCATCTGCGGCGTGCTGGCCGGCGCCCAGACCAACCCGCCGGGGCTGGCCTACGCCAACGCGCTGGTCGCGTCGGAGGCTCCGGCGCTGGCCTATGCCACGGTCTACCCGCTGGCGATGTGCCTGCGCATCCTGGGGCCGCAGATCCTGGTACTTTTGTTGTGGTGA